Proteins found in one Zea mays cultivar B73 chromosome 1, Zm-B73-REFERENCE-NAM-5.0, whole genome shotgun sequence genomic segment:
- the LOC103644349 gene encoding rhodanese-like domain-containing protein 8, chloroplastic — protein MASTVHHNSHQALLLRPLPTPSRHPRLSFSPRPAGLRSFFPASGCRLGTHGVALAEPEFVPLQEEEEEEEDARFVVVTFYKFVPLFDPHAEVARHLNFLQGRDIHGRIYLNEKGINAQYSGPHKDAVAYADWVKKHHQFSDMLVQTSPAVTGHAFPRLKLRYKPSLVQLEGGSLHLPLLDPNMRATPLTPSEWKERLEARTCLDVSSGETSGRGLLLLDVRNDYEWDVGHFEGAQRPNVDCFRSTSFGLSGETDPLNGVDKERTDILMYCTGGIRCDVYSTILRKKGFRNLYTLEGGVSNYLKVEGPAGWVGNLFVFDGRLSLPPATFNEEEDEEEQQENKRWVGCCYVCGSEVVELRHRNCANIDCNRLYLCCGWCAEELCGCCCSDCKVAPRLRPLLPGHQRYLKWHVYRDGRTDDENKLYGFVDDDSSGL, from the exons ATGGCGTCCACTGTCCACCACAACAGCCACCAGGCGCTCCTCCTCCGGCCTCTCCCCACTCCGTCTCGCCACCCCCGCCTCTCCTTCTCGCCGCGCCCAGCCGGCCTCCGTTCCTTCTTCCCGGCTTCTGGTTGCCGCCTTGGCACGCATGGCGTTGCGCTTGCAGAGCCAGAGTTCGTTCCCCtacaggaggaggaggaggaggaggaggacgcccGATTCGTCGTGGTGACCTTCTACAAATTCGTGCCCCTCTTTGACCCCCACGCCGAGGTCGCCAGACACCTCAACTTCCTCCAG GGACGCGACATACATGGTCGCATTTACTTGAATGAGAAGGGAATCAATGCTCAG TACAGTGGCCCTCACAAAGATGCAGTGGCATATGCAGACTGGGTTAAGAAACATCATCAGTTTTCTGATATGCTTGTTCAAACCTCACCAGCTGTAACTGGGCATGCCTTTCCTAGACTGAAACTACGGTACAAACCATCACTTGTTCAG TTAGAAGGAGGTAGTTTGCATCTTCCGTTGCTGGACCCTAACATGCGTGCGACACCATTGACTCCATCAGAGTGGAAGGAAAGACTTGAAGCTAGGACATGCCTTGATGTGTCCTCAGGCGAAACATCTGGAAGGGGGCTTTTGCTGCTTGATGTGAGGAATG ATTATGAATGGGATGTTGGGCACTTTGAAGGTGCTCAGCGGCCTAATGTGGACTGCTTCAGAAGCACTTCCTTTGGACTTTCGGGAGAG ACAGATCCTCTAAATGGTGTAGACAAAGAGAGGACAGATATACTAATGTACTGCACCGGGGGGATAAGATGTGATGTGTATTCAACAATTCTTAG GAAGAAGGGCTTTCGGAATCTGTATACACTGGAGGGAGGAGTGTCGAACTATCTCAAGGTGGAGGGGCCAGCAGGGTGGGTGGGAAATCTCTTTGTCTTTGATGGCCGGCTCTCGTTGCCACCAGCGACATTCaatgaggaagaagatgaggaggAACAGCAGGAGAACAAGAGGTGGGTGGGGTGCTGCTACGTGTGCGGATCAGAGGTGGTGGAGCTGCGGCACCGCAACTGCGCCAACATAGACTGCAACCGCCTTTATCT GTGCTGCGGTTGGTGTGCGGAGGAGCTGTGCGGCTGCTGCTGCTCCGACTGCAAGGTCGCCCCTCGGCTGCGGCCGCTGCTGCCAGGCCACCAGAGATACTTGAAATGGCATGTCTACCGCGACGGACGGACGGACGATGAAAACAAACTTTATGGTTTTGTTGACGATGACAGCAGTGGCCTGTGA
- the LOC103644348 gene encoding pentatricopeptide repeat-containing protein At5g52850, chloroplastic — MPWQPSPLFAVFRQQRLASSWAAAIAGHARCGRHAAALTVFRRVLRAHPAVAASDQFAYAALLRCRDRRLAYQIHAQACRRGLTASNPVLACSLLIFYADCEEWNGATRVFSEMPCPDTVSYTAMISALLRAGDCHGALALYPCMLPLCAPTQHTFSKLLAPCASMRLHRHGSQLHAQLLRWGCWGPHLGLVLKTALVHMYAACGAMVSARAVLHATPETDVVLWTAIITAYTRRGQLHRALLAFRDMERSAVLPNAFTYAALIAACSADHSLHIGQQLHGRLFKSGLEHDTSACNALLDLYSKSSARSLDLLLAFHAADMPNVVTWTSFIAGLMRHGREQEALAAFARMRATGVKPNSFTLSTLLKGCTSAHACLHAAKIHAYVLKTSSESLDAAAGNSFVDVYARSARMDDAWKVATTMSFVRDRFTYTSLAKGLNQMGLHHRALGMILHMFHEEVSIDGFSLACFLSAAATLASIESGKQLHCCAVKLGLSGQVSLSNSLINMYSRCKSLEDAKSVFQSIREPSVVSWNAIIFGMAFNGSYTEALSVFEDMILAGAQPDGVTFTVVLSACSHGGLVDIGIKHFNSMANMFDVPPQKSHYTLFLDMLGRSGRFTEVAHTIEAMPVQPDLSIYRTLLVYCKFHNEPVVGEYIAKKALELDPSDSVSRNTLSGIRRAPRIQDHDEQIYLWDEEGCRHPSSVLPINC; from the coding sequence ATGCCATGGCAGCCATCGCCGCTCTTCGCCGTCTTCCGCCAACAACGCCTCGCCTCCTCCTGGGCCGCCGCCATCGCTGGCCACGCGCGCTGCGGTCGCCACGCCGCCGCACTTACCGTCTTCCGCCGCGTTCTCCGAGCCCACCCCGCCGTCGCTGCCTCCGACCAGTTCGCCTATGCCGCCCTGCTCCGGTGCCGCGACCGCCGCCTCGCGTACCAGATACATGCCCAGGCGTGCCGTCGTGGCCTGACCGCCTCCAACCCCGTCCTCGCTTGCTCCCTCCTCATCTTCTATGCCGACTGCGAGGAGTGGAACGGCGCCACCAGGGTGTTCAGCGAAATGCCGTGCCCAGACACCGTGTCCTACACCGCCATGATATCCGCCCTCCTCCGCGCCGGGGACTGCCACGGGGCGCTCGCGCTCTACCCGTGCATGCTCCCACTTTGCGCACCCACCCAGCACACCTTCTCCAAGCTGCTCGCGCCCTGCGCCTCCATGCGCTTGCACCGCCACGGCAGCCAGCTCCACGCGCAGCTCCTCCGCTGGGGCTGCTGGGGCCCCCACCTCGGCCtggtcctcaagaccgcgctcgtcCACATGTACGCCGCTTGCGGCGCCATGGTCTCCGCACGCGCCGTGCTCCACGCCACTCCCGAAACCGACGTCGTGCTCTGGACGGCAATTATCACCGCCTACACGCGTCGCGGCCAGCTCCATCGTGCTCTGCTGGCGTTCCGTGACATGGAACGCTCTGCTGTGCTTCCCAATGCCTTCACCTACGCAGCGCTCATCGCCGCCTGCTCCGCGGACCACTCGCTGCACATCGGACAgcagctccatggccgcctcttcAAGTCTGGTCTGGAGCACGACACCTCTGCTTGCAATGCGCTCCTCGACTTGTACAGCAAGTCCTCCGCACGTTCCCTCGACTTGCTGCTTGCTTTCCACGCGGCTGACATGCCCAACGTGGTGACCTGGACTTCCTTCATTGCTGGACTGATGCGCCATGGCAGGGAACAAGAGGCGCTTGCGGCATTTGCTCGTATGCGGGCTACCGGAGTGAAGCCCAACTCCTTCACCCTGTCCACTCTTCTGAAAGGCTGCACCTCCGCACATGCATGTCTGCACGCTGCAAAGATCCATGCCTATGTGCTCAAGACCAGTTCGGAGTCATTGGACGCGGCTGCCGGAAACTCGTTTGTTGATGTGTACGCAAGGTCTGCAAGAATGGATGACGCGTGGAAGGTGGCTACCACAATGTCCTTCGTGAGGGACAGATTCACATACACAAGCCTGGCCAAAGGGCTGAATCAGATGGGGCTTCACCACAGGGCACTCGGCATGATACTTCACATGTTCCACGAGGAGGTTAGTATCGACGGTTTCAGCCTAGCTTGCTTCCTTTCTGCTGCTGCGACATTGGCATCCATAGAGTCCGGGAAGCAGCTGCACTGCTGTGCAGTGAAATTGGGATTGAGCGGTCAGGTATCTCTCTCCAACAGCCTCATAAACATGTACAGCAGGTGCAAGAGTCTGGAGGATGCTAAGAGTGTTTTCCAGTCAATCAGGGAACCCAGTGTCGTGTCGTGGAATGCTATAATCTTTGGGATGGCATTCAACGGCTCTTACACTGAAGCGTTGTCAGTTTTTGAAGACATGATTCTGGCTGGAGCTCAGCCTGATGGGGTCACTTTCACAGTTGTGCTTTCTGCCTGCAGCCATGGTGGCTTAGTTGACATTGGCATCAAACACTTCAACTCTATGGCGAATATGTTTGATGTCCCCCCACAAAAGAGCCACTATACATTGTTCCTGGATATGCTAGGACGATCAGGCCGCTTTACAGAGGTGGCACACACCATCGAGGCCATGCCCGTCCAGCCAGACTTATCAATTTACAGGACCCTGCTGGTATATTGCAAGTTCCACAATGAACCGGTGGTTGGTGAATATATTGCCAAGAAGGCACTAGAGTTGGATCCATCAGATTCAGTGTCACGGAATACACTTTCAGGCATCCGCCGTGCTCCTCGGATACAAGATCATGACGAACAGATATATTTGTGGGATGAAGAGGGATGCAGGCATCCAAGTTCTGTGCTGCCGATCAATTGCTGA